The following are encoded in a window of Bos javanicus breed banteng chromosome 12, ARS-OSU_banteng_1.0, whole genome shotgun sequence genomic DNA:
- the TRIM13 gene encoding E3 ubiquitin-protein ligase TRIM13 produces MELLEEDLTCPICCSLFDDPRVLPCSHNFCKKCLEGILEGNVRNSLWRSSPFKCPTCRKETSATGVNSLQVNYSLKGIVEKYNKIKVSPKMPVCKGHLGQPLNIFCLTDMQLICGICATRGEHTKHVFCSIEDAYAQERDAFESLFQSFETWRRGDALSRLDTLETSKRKSLQLLTKDSDKVKEFFEKLQYTLDQKKNEILSDFETMKLAVMQAYDPEINKLNTILQEQRMAFNIAEAFKDVSEPIIFLQQMQEFREKIKVIKETPLPPSNLPSSPLMKNFDTSQWEDIKLVDVDKLSLPQDTGTFISKIPWRLYPLFVVVILLGLLIFFSPTMFLEWSLFDEIATWKDNLSNFSSYLTRSADFVEQSVFYWEQLTDGLFIFSERLKSFTLVVLNNVAEFVCKYKLL; encoded by the coding sequence ATGGAGCTGCTTGAAGAAGACCTCACGTGCCCAATCTGTTGCAGTCTGTTTGATGATCCCCGAGTTTTGCCTTGCTCACACAACTTTTGCAAAAAGTGCTTAGAAGGGATCTTAGAGGGGAATGTGCGGAATTCCCTGTGGAGATCCTCTCCATTTAAGTGCCCCACGTGCCGGAAGGAAACTTCAGCGACGGGAGTCAACAGCCTGCAGGTTAATTACTCCCTGAAGGGTATTGTGGAAAAGTATAACAAGATTAAGGTCTCTCCCAAAATGCCAGTGTGCAAAGGACACTTGGGACAGCCTCTCAACATTTTCTGCCTGACTGACATGCAGCTGATCTGTGGCATCTGTGCGACTCGGGGTGAGCACACCAAGCACGTCTTCTGTTCTATCGAAGATGCCTACGCTCAGGAAAGGGACGCCTTTGAGTCCCTCTTCCAGAGCTTTGAGACCTGGCGTCGGGGAGATGCCCTTTCTCGCTTGGATACCTTGGAAACTAGCAAAAGGAAGTCTCTACAGTTGCTGACTAAAGATTCGGATAAAGTGAAGGAGTTTTTTGAGAAGTTACAATACACGTTAGATCAGAAGAAGAATGAAATCCTGTCTGACTTTGAGACCATGAAACTTGCAGTGATGCAGGCCTATGACCCAGAGATCAACAAACTCAACACCATCTTGCAGGAACAGCGAATGGCCTTTAACATTGCTGAGGCTTTCAAAGATGTGTCAGAACCCATCATATTTCTGCAGCAGATGCAGGAGttcagggagaaaataaaagtcatcaaGGAAACTCCTTTGCCGCCCTCAAATTTGCCCTCAAGCCCTTTGATGAAGAACTTTGATACCAGTCAGTGGGAAGACATAAAACTAGTGGACGTGGATAAACTTTCCTTGCCTCAAGATACTGGCACGTTCAttagcaagattccctggagacttTATCCGTTATTTGTGGTGGTCATTCTGCTTGGCCTTCTCATTTTCTTCAGTCCCACCATGTTCCTAGAATGGTCTCTATTTGATGAAATCGCAACTTGGAAAGATAATCTTTCAAACTTTAGCTCCTACCTGACTAGATCAGCTGATTTTGTAGAACAATCAGTTTTTTACTGGGAACAGTTGACAGATGGGcttttcattttcagtgaaaGATTGAAGAGTTTTACTTTGGTGGTGCTGAACAATGTGGCAGAATTTGTGTGCAAATATAAACTATTATAA
- the KCNRG gene encoding potassium channel regulatory protein: MSGQELVTLNVGGKVFTTRSSTLQQFPGSRLMRMLDGRDKEFKMVDGQIFVDRDGVLFSFILDFLRTQQLLLPTDFSDHLRLQREALFYELNPLVDLLNQEHKLQPRPALVEVHFLSRNTQAFFRVFGSCSKTIEMLTGRITVFIEQPSAPASSSNSFPQMTLLPLPPQRPSYHDLVFQCGSDSTTDNQTRIRYISIKPDNRKLANGTNVLGLLIDTLLMEGFHLVGTRTVSSEDRTECYSFERIKKPDTLAMNKTLKSETTLMPEQ; this comes from the exons ATGAGTGGTCAGGAACTGGTCACTTTGAACGTGGGAGGGAAGGTATTCACCACACGGTCTTCCACCTTACAGCAGTTTCCTGGCTCTCGGTTGATGAGAATGTTAGATGGCAGAGACAAAGAATTCAAGATGGTTGATGGCCAGATTTTTGTGGACAGAGATGGTGTTTTATTTAGTTTCATCTTAGATTTTTTGAGAACTCAGCAACTTCTACTACCCACTGACTTTTCAGACCATCTTAGACTTCAGAGAGAGGCTCTATTCTATGAACTCAATCCTCTGGTGGACCTCTTAAACCAAGAACACAAGTTACAGCCAAGACCTGCTCTTGTGGAGGTACATTTCCTAAGCCGAAATACTCAGGCTTTCTTCAGGGTGTTTGGCTCTTGCAGCAAAACAATTGAGATGCTAACTGGGAGGATTACAGTGTTTATAGAACAACCTTCCGCACCAGCCTCAAGTAGTAACTCTTTCCCTCAGATGACCTTACTTCCACTGCCTCCACAAAGACCATCTTACCATGACCTGGTTTTCCAATGCGGCTCTGACAGCACTACTGACAACCAAACAAGAATCAG GTATATCTCCATAAAACCTGATAACCGAAAACTGGCCAACGGAACTAATGTTCTTGGCTTACTGATTGACACTTTACTGATGGAAGGCTTCCATCTGGTCGGCACCAGAACAGTATCCTCTGAAGACAGAACTGAATGCTATAGTTTCGAAAGGATAAAAAAGCCTGACACTCTTGCCATGAacaaaacactgaaatcagaGACTACCCTCATGCCAGAGCAATAG